One Anaerotignum faecicola DNA window includes the following coding sequences:
- the hisE gene encoding phosphoribosyl-ATP diphosphatase, translated as MENVLYELYNVITDRKANPKEGSYTNYLLDKGIDKILKKVGEESSETIIAAKNNDKRETVYEICDLLYHLSVLMADMGITWDDVLGELAVRELKEGNLKKFNVKGDI; from the coding sequence TTGGAAAACGTTTTGTATGAGCTTTACAATGTTATAACAGACAGAAAAGCTAATCCGAAGGAAGGATCGTATACCAATTATCTGCTTGACAAAGGCATTGATAAAATTTTGAAAAAGGTTGGCGAAGAGAGTTCCGAAACAATAATCGCCGCTAAAAATAATGATAAAAGAGAAACTGTTTATGAAATTTGCGATCTTTTATACCACTTGTCGGTTCTGATGGCTGATATGGGAATAACATGGGATGACGTTTTAGGCGAACTTGCCGTAAGGGAATTAAAGGAAGGCAATTTAAAGAAGTTTAATGTAAAAGGAGATATTTAA